The following coding sequences are from one Methanobrevibacter ruminantium window:
- a CDS encoding AMP-binding protein, which produces MTSLIGNFVNRVDFKSYKDFYDNFEFTVPKDFNFGFDVVDEYARIDPEKLALIWCDDNEKKVFTFLDMKKLSNKAANLFKSQGINKGDAVLLTLKNRYEFWICMTALHKIGAIAIPTTHMVKLHDIIYRVENASIKMVVSVEEDQLIPDYEACEQELGIELKKALVGNIDKEGWLNFDEELAKMSDEFERPTGEDATHEDETFLIYFSSGTTGNPKMVAHAHTYAIGHLITAKYWHNVVEDGVHHTSADTGWGKAVWGNYYGQWISGSAVFVYDYVRFNGLDLMEKIIENKVNTFCAPPTIYRFLIKEDLSQFDFSNVQYATTAGEPLPPEVFKRFKEFTGLEIKEGFGQTETTLSLATFIWMESKTGSVGKPSPAFKVTLLDSDHNTVDIGSEGEICFDITGERSVGLFKEYYRNQEKTDEVCHDGYYHCGDTAYIDEDGYYTFVGRNDDIIKSSGYRIGPYEVENAVISHPSVLECAITGVPDELRGQIVKATIVLAKGFEPSEELKKDIQNHVKHETAPYKYPRMIEFVEELPKTISGKIQRKIIRTEDENKLK; this is translated from the coding sequence ATGACATCTTTAATAGGAAACTTTGTAAACAGAGTTGATTTCAAATCTTATAAGGATTTTTACGATAATTTTGAATTTACTGTACCAAAGGACTTTAACTTTGGTTTTGATGTAGTGGACGAGTATGCAAGAATAGACCCAGAAAAGCTTGCATTGATCTGGTGTGATGATAACGAGAAAAAGGTATTCACCTTCTTGGATATGAAAAAATTATCCAATAAAGCTGCAAACTTATTTAAATCCCAAGGAATCAATAAGGGAGATGCAGTATTGCTCACCTTAAAAAACAGGTATGAATTCTGGATCTGCATGACTGCACTTCACAAAATCGGTGCAATAGCTATTCCAACCACTCACATGGTAAAACTTCATGATATTATTTATAGAGTAGAAAACGCAAGCATTAAAATGGTTGTATCTGTTGAAGAAGACCAATTGATTCCAGATTATGAAGCTTGTGAACAGGAGTTAGGCATTGAGCTTAAGAAAGCTCTTGTAGGAAATATCGATAAGGAAGGTTGGTTAAACTTTGATGAGGAACTCGCTAAGATGAGTGATGAGTTCGAAAGGCCAACTGGAGAAGATGCAACTCACGAGGATGAGACTTTCCTCATTTATTTCTCAAGCGGAACCACTGGAAACCCTAAAATGGTTGCACATGCTCACACTTATGCAATTGGACACTTAATCACTGCAAAATACTGGCATAATGTTGTAGAAGACGGTGTTCACCACACATCTGCTGATACTGGATGGGGTAAAGCAGTATGGGGTAACTACTATGGTCAATGGATTTCAGGTTCTGCAGTATTTGTTTACGATTATGTTAGATTCAATGGTTTGGATTTAATGGAAAAGATCATTGAAAACAAGGTAAACACTTTCTGTGCACCTCCAACAATCTACAGATTCTTGATTAAGGAAGACTTATCCCAATTTGACTTTTCAAATGTTCAATATGCAACTACTGCTGGAGAGCCATTGCCTCCTGAAGTATTTAAAAGATTCAAGGAATTCACTGGATTGGAGATTAAAGAAGGATTCGGTCAAACTGAAACCACCCTTTCATTGGCTACATTCATTTGGATGGAATCAAAAACAGGTTCTGTAGGAAAACCATCCCCTGCATTTAAAGTAACCCTTTTAGACTCTGACCACAATACTGTAGATATTGGTTCTGAAGGAGAAATCTGTTTTGATATAACTGGAGAAAGATCTGTAGGTTTATTTAAGGAATATTACAGAAACCAAGAGAAAACTGATGAAGTATGCCATGATGGTTATTACCACTGTGGAGACACTGCATATATAGATGAAGACGGTTATTACACCTTTGTTGGAAGAAATGATGATATAATCAAGTCTTCAGGGTACCGTATTGGACCGTACGAAGTGGAAAATGCAGTAATTTCTCACCCTTCAGTATTGGAATGTGCAATTACCGGTGTTCCTGATGAATTGAGAGGCCAAATCGTTAAGGCAACAATTGTTCTTGCAAAAGGATTCGAGCCAAGTGAAGAGCTTAAAAAGGATATTCAAAATCATGTAAAGCATGAAACCGCTCCTTATAAATATCCAAGAATGATTGAATTTGTTGAAGAATTGCCTAAAACAATTAGTGGTAAGATTCAAAGAAAGATAATCAGAACTGAAGATGAGAATAAACTAAAATAA
- a CDS encoding MATE family efflux transporter, whose translation MEINKNIESIIGDPKKAINRLAYPTILSMLLMYANNLIDSMWVSGLGSGPLAALGFMSPLYLVIIGFGVGIGAGANSLISRLIGAKQYEESNNAAIHSIVLASIVSILILLVGVFFLRDLLILFGASEVIDLAMDYGMIIFLTSYIMLFPAVVSSLFRAEGDIRRAAVPLVVNAILNLIMDPIFIYYFNWGIKGAAIATVLSTLANLLMMLYWYLIKRDTFIKLSLRYYHSKMEIYKEILLVSLPASCEEVIYSIVAICFNYLIFITAGTIEVAIFTVVWRFVSIGFLPCIAIGFSTITVSGIAYGARNYENFKTTINYSTFISFLITLIICIIFFVFAYPISEGFNFINGNPQMIVRTAEVLRIMVFYNLFIPFGATAAYVYQGVGSGFKSLALTILRELILSVFFAYLFAIPLKMGIFGVYLGAIIGMILGSFIGFACIKFYERSFKKECEKTVA comes from the coding sequence ATGGAAATCAATAAGAATATTGAGTCAATAATCGGGGACCCGAAAAAAGCAATTAATAGATTGGCTTATCCCACAATATTGTCTATGCTATTGATGTATGCCAATAACCTAATTGACAGCATGTGGGTAAGTGGACTTGGCTCTGGACCACTTGCCGCTTTAGGATTCATGTCTCCATTGTACTTGGTTATTATTGGTTTTGGTGTAGGAATAGGTGCAGGTGCCAATTCTTTGATTTCACGATTGATTGGTGCCAAACAATATGAGGAATCCAACAATGCAGCTATTCACAGTATCGTTCTCGCATCAATTGTATCCATTCTTATTTTGTTGGTTGGTGTTTTCTTTTTAAGGGATTTGCTAATTCTCTTTGGAGCCAGTGAAGTAATTGATCTTGCAATGGATTATGGGATGATTATCTTCTTAACCAGTTATATAATGCTCTTTCCAGCAGTGGTTTCAAGTCTTTTTAGAGCAGAAGGAGACATTAGAAGAGCTGCAGTGCCTTTAGTTGTAAATGCAATATTGAATTTGATAATGGATCCTATCTTCATTTATTACTTTAATTGGGGCATTAAGGGAGCAGCTATTGCAACAGTATTGTCCACACTTGCAAACTTGCTCATGATGCTTTACTGGTATTTGATAAAAAGGGACACTTTCATAAAACTAAGCTTAAGATATTACCACAGCAAAATGGAAATCTATAAGGAAATCCTTTTGGTAAGCTTGCCTGCAAGCTGTGAAGAGGTGATTTATTCAATTGTTGCCATTTGCTTCAATTATTTGATTTTCATAACTGCCGGAACAATTGAAGTTGCTATTTTCACTGTTGTATGGAGATTTGTTTCCATTGGATTCCTGCCATGCATAGCTATTGGATTCTCAACAATAACAGTTTCAGGAATTGCATATGGAGCTAGAAATTATGAAAACTTCAAGACAACAATAAACTATTCAACTTTCATCAGTTTTCTTATAACCTTGATAATATGCATTATCTTCTTTGTCTTTGCTTATCCGATTTCAGAAGGATTCAATTTCATTAATGGAAATCCTCAAATGATTGTAAGAACTGCAGAGGTCCTTAGGATAATGGTTTTCTATAATCTTTTCATACCATTTGGAGCAACTGCAGCTTATGTTTATCAAGGGGTAGGTTCTGGATTCAAGTCACTGGCATTGACAATTCTAAGGGAATTGATTTTAAGTGTTTTCTTTGCTTATCTCTTTGCAATTCCACTTAAAATGGGAATATTTGGAGTTTATTTAGGTGCAATAATCGGTATGATTTTAGGTTCTTTCATTGGTTTTGCATGCATAAAATTCTATGAGAGAAGCTTTAAGAAAGAGTGTGAAAAAACAGTTGCCTAA
- a CDS encoding helix-turn-helix domain-containing protein, translating to MSDVNKDIGMRIRELRELSDITTEEIAKELDVDEETYISYENGIIDIPASFLYQIAQIFNVDLALILTGEETRMTYFDVTRADKGFAVDRRKEYKYENLCKKFVHKKAEMFIVTVDPKEDAIPSLNSHAGQEFNYILEGTVKIFIKDNEIILNEGDSIFFDATCEHAMIALNDEKAKFLAVIM from the coding sequence ATGAGTGACGTAAACAAAGATATCGGAATGAGAATTAGAGAATTAAGAGAATTGTCCGATATTACAACAGAAGAAATTGCTAAAGAACTTGATGTAGACGAAGAAACTTATATTTCATATGAAAATGGTATTATTGACATTCCAGCTAGTTTCTTATACCAAATTGCACAGATTTTCAATGTTGATTTAGCTTTGATTCTTACTGGTGAAGAAACTCGTATGACTTATTTTGATGTAACTAGAGCAGACAAAGGTTTTGCTGTTGACAGAAGGAAAGAATATAAGTATGAAAACTTATGTAAGAAATTCGTTCATAAAAAAGCTGAAATGTTTATTGTAACTGTTGATCCTAAAGAAGATGCTATTCCTTCTTTGAATTCACATGCAGGTCAGGAATTTAACTATATTCTTGAAGGAACCGTTAAAATATTCATTAAAGACAATGAGATTATTTTAAACGAAGGAGATTCTATATTCTTTGATGCAACTTGTGAACATGCAATGATTGCTTTAAATGATGAAAAAGCTAAATTTTTAGCTGTAATTATGTAA
- a CDS encoding PH domain-containing protein yields the protein MFGKDKKEDFHEKILYEAQPNIFVYSKGILISMFVLGFLFFLYSAGIQYIGNMNVYLIESTKVPMTRYFAIAVFILIMIVLLYIILKLLIWTSIKYTITESRVIVEKGILLQKKNYMPFNTIQDVSRSQSLLGKIFSVGTITLYSAYDGKDLELKDVSSPKKIEDIIFENIRGTHLRYQNGYDDFNSNFNPIRPNQEPGHYMRMEDLDDLELVDAKERKRQLREIRRQAKQSRNNPNYNSNYNTPYGSNDHYYNDYNSPNDFGGYGYDDYSRDRNYRESRAPIENYNNQYDSRRKPDSHHHQYSGAIKDSYSRNPDKYFANNYEEFHQNNLDAQRDYDDRIQGGNPYGDYNEEPPKVEKKSKGLSRFNPFSSSNDEKDDYYEDISDAEFDTTINQAMHDMGDNLKFKPSNDNRFRDDYNPVSGSREYDRRYDRAYDKGPGRSYDMNYDGYDDRYYDDYSDRHNANFHRYPESMPLRDGHNNPNHYDNRHESFNQRDYRQNENYRHSNSRNQNYRSNSHYDANHTRPYSGDGEIDYKYMSPRESRKKSGRNSGSHYDDYNQYMDESDAESGNDKKKKTSDDLFEKHSRKFRR from the coding sequence ATGTTTGGTAAAGATAAAAAAGAAGACTTTCATGAGAAAATATTATACGAAGCACAACCTAATATTTTTGTCTATTCAAAAGGAATTTTAATATCAATGTTTGTGTTAGGATTTTTATTTTTCTTGTATTCTGCTGGTATTCAATACATTGGGAACATGAATGTCTATTTGATTGAATCAACTAAAGTTCCAATGACTCGCTATTTTGCAATAGCTGTGTTTATCTTAATCATGATTGTATTATTATACATCATATTGAAGCTTTTAATCTGGACTTCAATCAAGTATACAATTACTGAAAGCAGAGTGATTGTTGAAAAGGGTATTCTCTTGCAAAAGAAAAACTACATGCCTTTCAACACTATTCAGGATGTTAGTCGTTCCCAAAGTCTTCTTGGAAAAATATTTTCAGTAGGCACTATCACATTATACAGTGCTTATGATGGAAAGGATTTGGAATTGAAGGATGTTTCCAGCCCTAAAAAGATTGAAGATATCATATTTGAGAATATAAGAGGAACCCATTTGAGATATCAGAATGGTTATGATGATTTTAATTCCAATTTCAATCCAATTAGGCCAAATCAGGAACCTGGCCATTATATGCGTATGGAAGATTTGGATGATTTGGAATTGGTTGATGCTAAAGAGCGTAAAAGGCAGCTTAGAGAAATAAGGCGTCAAGCTAAACAATCTAGAAACAATCCAAATTATAACTCAAATTATAATACTCCTTATGGCTCCAATGATCATTATTATAATGATTATAATAGTCCTAATGATTTTGGCGGCTATGGTTATGATGATTATTCAAGAGATAGGAACTATAGGGAAAGCAGAGCTCCTATAGAAAATTACAATAATCAATATGATTCAAGAAGAAAGCCTGATTCACATCATCATCAGTATTCTGGAGCTATTAAAGACTCTTATTCAAGAAATCCTGATAAATACTTTGCAAATAATTATGAGGAATTCCATCAAAACAATTTAGATGCACAAAGGGATTATGATGATCGTATCCAAGGAGGTAATCCGTATGGAGATTATAACGAAGAGCCTCCAAAGGTAGAAAAGAAATCCAAAGGTCTTTCCAGATTCAATCCTTTTTCAAGCAGTAATGATGAAAAGGATGATTATTATGAAGATATCTCTGATGCAGAGTTTGACACCACTATAAATCAAGCAATGCATGACATGGGAGATAATCTTAAATTCAAGCCATCTAATGATAATCGCTTTAGAGATGATTATAATCCTGTCTCCGGCTCTAGAGAATATGATAGAAGATATGACAGAGCTTATGATAAAGGACCTGGTAGAAGTTATGATATGAATTATGACGGCTATGACGACAGATATTATGATGATTACTCAGATAGGCATAATGCTAATTTCCACAGATATCCGGAATCCATGCCTTTAAGAGATGGTCATAATAATCCTAATCATTATGATAATCGTCATGAAAGCTTCAATCAAAGGGATTATAGGCAAAATGAGAATTATAGGCATTCGAATTCAAGAAATCAGAATTACAGATCCAATTCTCATTATGATGCAAATCATACAAGGCCATACTCTGGTGATGGTGAGATAGATTATAAGTATATGAGTCCTAGAGAATCCAGAAAAAAATCTGGACGTAATTCTGGCTCCCATTATGATGATTATAATCAATATATGGATGAATCTGATGCAGAATCTGGAAATGATAAAAAGAAGAAGACTTCCGATGATCTCTTTGAAAAGCATTCCAGAAAATTCAGGAGATAA
- a CDS encoding geranylgeranyl reductase family protein has product MSFDYDVTIIGAGPIGSTLAYELAKENIKVCLIDKKKVIGLPLQCAGIINKRVLDVNQFPDELILNNVKGAFLHSKNHSLSVSKEEDQALIIDRVALDQFLYKRAIENGAHSYLSSKVVAIDDVEGKVTFQNESTEKSIKSKIIVGADGPLSIVSSAFGNDFDYYCASQYLVKIEEDNNQMSFVDLYAYGDLFPGFIWQIPVSENIFRIGLFSNNDYKRQNEILNEFLMNDFQYENYEIIEKYKGKIPIYNKENKLFKNRALIIGDAASQIKPTTGGGLLIGFEAVGMAKKTILKVLDSEDFNSLNLEKETHDDKKILQDCLKSYQDDFEERFIKEFSYQFKVQKTLCTLSDDDLDYFFEKLKEKEADKLISEYGDMDNQSILVKEFLKRGLVLSLLPAIHKRELAKIWLV; this is encoded by the coding sequence ATGAGTTTTGATTATGATGTCACTATCATTGGAGCAGGTCCTATTGGTTCTACCTTGGCTTATGAATTGGCTAAAGAGAATATTAAAGTCTGCCTAATAGATAAAAAGAAAGTAATAGGTTTGCCCTTGCAATGTGCAGGCATAATCAATAAAAGAGTTTTGGATGTCAATCAATTTCCAGATGAATTAATATTAAATAATGTTAAAGGTGCTTTTTTACACAGTAAGAATCATAGTTTAAGCGTTTCTAAAGAGGAAGACCAAGCATTGATAATCGATAGGGTTGCTTTAGATCAATTCCTTTACAAAAGAGCTATTGAAAACGGTGCCCATTCTTATTTGTCCTCTAAAGTTGTAGCTATTGATGATGTGGAAGGAAAAGTCACATTCCAAAATGAATCAACTGAAAAAAGCATCAAATCCAAGATTATTGTAGGTGCAGATGGACCTCTTTCAATTGTTTCTTCAGCATTTGGAAATGATTTCGATTATTATTGTGCAAGCCAATATTTAGTTAAAATTGAAGAGGACAACAATCAGATGTCCTTTGTAGACTTATATGCCTATGGAGATTTATTCCCCGGATTCATATGGCAGATTCCAGTAAGTGAAAATATATTTAGGATTGGATTGTTTTCAAATAATGATTATAAAAGACAAAATGAAATCTTAAATGAGTTCCTAATGAATGACTTCCAATATGAAAATTATGAAATAATTGAAAAGTATAAGGGTAAAATCCCTATTTACAATAAGGAAAATAAATTGTTTAAAAATAGGGCTTTGATAATTGGCGATGCTGCTTCACAGATTAAGCCAACTACTGGTGGCGGTCTTTTAATAGGTTTTGAAGCAGTTGGAATGGCTAAAAAAACAATTCTCAAAGTTTTAGATTCAGAAGATTTCAATTCTCTAAACCTTGAAAAGGAGACTCATGATGACAAGAAGATATTACAGGATTGTCTCAAATCTTATCAAGATGATTTTGAAGAAAGATTCATAAAGGAATTTTCCTATCAGTTTAAGGTTCAAAAAACATTATGCACATTGTCAGATGATGATTTGGACTATTTCTTTGAAAAGCTAAAGGAGAAAGAAGCCGATAAATTGATATCTGAATATGGAGATATGGATAATCAATCAATACTTGTTAAGGAATTCTTGAAAAGAGGTTTGGTTCTATCATTATTGCCAGCTATTCATAAAAGGGAATTGGCTAAAATCTGGTTAGTATAA
- a CDS encoding ferredoxin family protein, whose product MNVNQIKPYPVISKNNCKACLRCISACKEECLKLSEEINDSGYQYAEYTGEGCIGCGDCYYTCPEPLAIEVHIPRRTRKPKGDA is encoded by the coding sequence ATGAATGTAAATCAAATTAAACCATATCCTGTCATTAGCAAAAACAATTGTAAGGCATGTTTAAGATGTATAAGCGCTTGCAAAGAGGAATGCCTTAAATTAAGTGAAGAGATTAATGATAGCGGATATCAATATGCAGAATATACTGGAGAAGGCTGTATTGGTTGTGGAGATTGTTATTACACTTGTCCTGAACCATTAGCTATTGAAGTTCATATTCCTAGAAGGACTAGAAAACCTAAAGGAGATGCTTAA
- a CDS encoding 2-oxoacid:acceptor oxidoreductase family protein, which produces MDNIKVTDENIEKVQMSEIEEKVIKKPESLYDSFPRKGNDIYNTHYCAGCGHGILHKLIAEVMDELDIQERSVMISPVGCAVFGYYYFNCGNVQTAHGRAPAVATGISRAEDNAIVMSYQGDGDLASIGLNETLQAANRGEKLAVFFVNNTVYGMTGGQMAPTTLIGEKTVTCQNGRDANFAGYPLHLCELLDNLKAPVFIERVSLANPNLIRKAKIAIKKALMIQKEGKGYAFVEVLSPCPTNIRRDVKGVEDFLINEMGKEFPVKRFRDLSKEREPKERPVSDFSIETLDKVFGIDRSKEIKEIEEDFDDIKVKIVGFGGQGVLSTGLTLAQAACSEGKEVSWYPSYGPEQRGGTSNCSVTISAKTIGSPVVEECDILIAMNKPALEKYSIDVKEKGIILYDSRAGDYNKDNLHVKDDVEIIAIPARAIATEVGNAKAMNTAILGALMELGADSPILSKEAFENGIKDTFAAKPKLIDVNLKVLEAGATWLRENR; this is translated from the coding sequence ATGGATAATATTAAAGTAACTGATGAAAACATTGAAAAGGTTCAAATGAGTGAAATCGAAGAAAAAGTTATTAAAAAGCCAGAATCCTTATATGACAGCTTCCCTAGAAAAGGAAATGACATTTACAATACTCATTACTGCGCTGGTTGCGGTCATGGTATTTTACATAAATTGATTGCAGAAGTGATGGATGAATTGGATATTCAAGAAAGATCCGTAATGATTTCTCCTGTAGGATGTGCTGTATTCGGTTATTACTACTTCAATTGTGGAAATGTACAGACTGCACACGGAAGAGCTCCTGCAGTTGCTACTGGTATTTCAAGAGCTGAAGACAATGCTATTGTAATGAGCTATCAAGGAGATGGGGATTTAGCTTCCATTGGATTGAATGAAACATTGCAAGCTGCTAACCGTGGAGAAAAATTAGCTGTTTTCTTTGTAAACAATACTGTTTACGGAATGACTGGTGGTCAAATGGCACCAACAACCTTGATTGGTGAAAAGACTGTAACCTGTCAAAACGGAAGAGACGCTAACTTTGCAGGATATCCATTGCACTTATGTGAATTATTGGATAACTTAAAGGCACCTGTATTCATTGAAAGAGTGTCCTTAGCAAATCCAAATCTTATTAGAAAAGCTAAAATAGCTATTAAAAAAGCTTTAATGATTCAGAAAGAAGGTAAAGGTTATGCTTTCGTTGAAGTTTTATCACCTTGTCCAACCAATATAAGAAGAGATGTAAAAGGTGTAGAGGATTTCTTGATTAATGAAATGGGTAAGGAATTCCCTGTAAAAAGATTCAGGGATTTATCCAAAGAAAGGGAACCTAAGGAAAGACCTGTAAGTGATTTCTCTATTGAAACTCTTGATAAAGTCTTTGGAATAGACAGAAGCAAGGAGATCAAGGAAATCGAAGAGGACTTTGATGACATTAAGGTTAAAATTGTTGGTTTTGGTGGTCAAGGAGTATTGAGTACTGGTCTCACCCTTGCTCAAGCAGCATGTAGTGAAGGTAAGGAAGTATCCTGGTACCCAAGCTATGGGCCAGAACAAAGAGGTGGAACTTCCAACTGTTCTGTAACCATTTCAGCAAAAACCATCGGTTCTCCAGTTGTGGAAGAATGTGATATCTTAATTGCAATGAACAAGCCTGCTTTAGAAAAATATTCTATTGATGTTAAGGAAAAAGGTATAATCCTATACGATTCCCGTGCAGGAGATTACAATAAGGATAACCTTCATGTAAAAGATGATGTTGAGATCATTGCTATTCCAGCAAGAGCTATTGCAACTGAGGTAGGTAATGCAAAGGCTATGAACACTGCAATCTTAGGTGCTTTAATGGAATTAGGTGCAGATAGTCCTATCTTATCTAAAGAAGCATTTGAAAACGGTATTAAGGATACCTTTGCAGCTAAAC
- a CDS encoding TIGR01177 family methyltransferase, which yields MDLLLILSQEHDKLPLAELRAVLEIEEIETEMEIVCPGLVILRNLGEDVFDDYYRIFVKRLGYTHEVHQLIDECDYEVLDSAVKAIDWSEYVDENFAVRVKRFSTDIDTVGTERRVGHLILSNTENISVNLSNPKSFIRVVAHHSNVYLCFGKYQLNKKYFEEMKPHKRPFFHPGCMSPKLARCMANLARVKEGDTVLDPFCGTGGILIEAGLIGCKVIGCDIDWKMKKGTATNLEYAGVTDYKTHVVDVRELEMYEEVDAVVTDPPYGISTTTCGEGTSGIFSEFLQSIEHSMKKDALLVMASPHTLDIDSLLNDVGFELLERYEIKMHRSLTRIISVIAKIH from the coding sequence ATGGATTTATTGTTAATCTTATCACAGGAACATGACAAACTACCATTGGCTGAACTTAGAGCAGTTTTGGAAATTGAGGAAATAGAGACAGAAATGGAAATAGTTTGTCCAGGATTGGTTATCTTAAGAAATCTTGGTGAAGATGTTTTTGATGATTACTACAGAATCTTTGTTAAAAGGTTAGGTTACACTCATGAGGTTCATCAATTGATAGATGAATGTGATTATGAGGTTTTGGACAGTGCTGTCAAAGCTATTGACTGGTCAGAATATGTTGATGAGAACTTTGCTGTTAGAGTGAAAAGATTCAGTACTGACATAGATACAGTAGGTACTGAAAGAAGAGTGGGACATTTGATCTTATCAAATACAGAGAATATTTCAGTAAACTTATCAAATCCAAAATCATTCATTAGAGTTGTGGCTCATCATAGTAATGTCTATTTATGTTTCGGTAAGTATCAGCTCAATAAGAAGTATTTTGAAGAGATGAAACCTCATAAGAGACCTTTCTTCCATCCCGGTTGCATGAGTCCTAAACTTGCTAGATGCATGGCTAATTTAGCTAGAGTCAAGGAAGGAGACACTGTGCTTGATCCTTTCTGTGGTACTGGAGGAATCCTTATTGAAGCAGGTCTTATAGGTTGTAAGGTAATTGGCTGTGACATTGATTGGAAAATGAAAAAGGGAACTGCAACCAATTTGGAATATGCTGGGGTCACTGACTATAAGACTCATGTTGTTGATGTCCGTGAGCTTGAAATGTATGAAGAGGTTGATGCAGTTGTTACAGATCCCCCATATGGTATTTCCACAACTACCTGTGGTGAAGGCACTTCTGGAATATTCAGTGAATTCCTACAATCAATCGAACACAGTATGAAGAAAGATGCACTTTTAGTCATGGCTAGTCCACATACATTGGATATCGATTCACTGCTCAATGATGTAGGGTTCGAATTATTGGAAAGGTATGAGATTAAAATGCATAGAAGTTTAACTCGTATCATTTCTGTGATAGCTAAAATTCATTAA
- a CDS encoding 3-methyl-2-oxobutanoate dehydrogenase subunit VorB, translating to MSNQIVKGNTAVIIGALYAGCDCFFGYPITPASEILHEASKYFPMVGRKFVQAESEEASVNMIYGGASTGHRVMSASSGPGISLMQEGFTFLAGAELPAVIVDVMRAGPGLGNIGPEQGDYNQIVKGGGHGNYRNIVLAPNCVQEMCDFTMKAFELSTKYRNPVVVLADAVLGQMAEPLRFPKEAIEPKIDESWAVRGNKETMNNLVTSIFLDFNQLEDFNFQIQEKYETIRQNEVLYEEHMVEDAEIVIVAYGTSSRLSRTAVDVAREKGIKLGLLRPITLFPFPEKRIKELADKGVQFVSVEMSNGQLREDVKAAANYDDVHLVNRMGGNVIELKDILNEIYKMVGSDERHKVHSDEKDYDASYLNDKEYQEELDNDNYYNHRVVD from the coding sequence ATGAGTAACCAAATTGTAAAAGGAAATACCGCTGTAATCATTGGAGCATTATATGCTGGCTGTGATTGTTTCTTTGGTTATCCAATCACCCCTGCAAGTGAAATTCTCCATGAGGCATCCAAATATTTCCCAATGGTCGGAAGAAAATTTGTGCAGGCTGAAAGTGAAGAGGCTTCTGTAAACATGATTTACGGTGGAGCTTCCACTGGTCACAGAGTAATGAGTGCATCATCTGGACCTGGAATCAGCTTAATGCAAGAAGGATTCACCTTTTTAGCAGGTGCAGAATTGCCTGCAGTTATTGTGGATGTAATGAGAGCAGGTCCTGGTTTAGGTAATATCGGTCCTGAACAAGGAGATTATAATCAAATCGTAAAAGGTGGAGGTCACGGAAACTATAGAAATATAGTGTTGGCACCTAACTGCGTTCAGGAAATGTGTGACTTTACCATGAAGGCATTTGAGCTTTCAACCAAATACAGAAACCCTGTAGTTGTACTTGCTGATGCAGTATTAGGTCAAATGGCGGAACCTTTAAGATTCCCTAAAGAAGCTATTGAACCTAAGATTGATGAATCTTGGGCTGTAAGAGGCAACAAGGAAACCATGAACAATTTAGTTACTTCAATTTTCCTTGATTTCAATCAATTGGAAGACTTTAACTTCCAAATTCAAGAAAAGTATGAAACTATCAGACAAAATGAAGTTCTTTATGAAGAGCATATGGTTGAAGATGCTGAAATTGTTATTGTAGCATATGGAACAAGCAGTAGATTATCTAGAACTGCAGTTGATGTTGCAAGAGAAAAAGGCATTAAATTAGGTCTCTTAAGACCAATCACCTTATTCCCATTCCCAGAGAAAAGAATTAAGGAATTAGCAGATAAAGGTGTTCAATTTGTTTCTGTTGAAATGAGTAACGGTCAATTAAGAGAAGACGTTAAGGCAGCAGCTAATTACGATGATGTCCATTTGGTAAACAGAATGGGTGGAAATGTAATTGAGCTTAAGGATATCCTTAATGAAATCTATAAGATGGTAGGAAGCGATGAGCGTCACAAGGTTCACAGTGACGAAAAGGATTATGATGCAAGCTACCTAAATGATAAGGAATATCAGGAAGAATTAGATAATGATAACTATTATAATCATAGGGTTGTAGATTAG